In the Thermodesulfovibrio yellowstonii DSM 11347 genome, one interval contains:
- the rpsR gene encoding 30S ribosomal protein S18 — translation MQQSTQRRFFRKKYCRFCAEKIDFIDYKNVKLLRGFMTERGKILSRKLTGTCSKHQRELTKAIKRARAVALLPYIEI, via the coding sequence GTGCAACAGTCAACACAAAGAAGATTTTTTAGAAAAAAATATTGTAGATTTTGTGCAGAGAAAATTGATTTTATTGATTACAAAAATGTTAAGCTGTTGAGAGGTTTTATGACTGAAAGAGGTAAAATTCTCTCAAGAAAGTTAACAGGGACGTGTTCAAAGCATCAAAGAGAACTTACAAAAGCAATAAAAAGAGCAAGAGCTGTTGCTTTATTACCGTATATTGAGATTTAA
- a CDS encoding DUF507 family protein, whose protein sequence is MRIPRNWIPYITNNIIENLLKKDMIEIMVSKEQLLQEAEQIILDELMVEDRLNEEIRELLKKYESEIERSKLDYRKLFEMTKQKLVKQRNLVL, encoded by the coding sequence ATGAGGATACCCAGAAACTGGATACCATACATAACAAACAATATAATAGAGAATCTTCTAAAAAAAGATATGATCGAAATAATGGTGTCTAAGGAGCAACTTTTACAAGAGGCTGAACAGATTATTCTTGATGAATTGATGGTTGAAGACAGGCTAAATGAAGAAATAAGAGAACTTCTTAAAAAATATGAATCTGAAATAGAAAGAAGTAAGCTTGACTACAGAAAACTTTTTGAGATGACAAAACAAAAACTTGTTAAGCAGAGGAATTTAGTCTTATGA
- a CDS encoding DUF507 family protein has translation MMLSDEKITHTSHILFNSLINKGLIKLKVEEQEVRREIKRSFIQALKIGESIDEVVRRKLQSFSKKVVEGSPEWNILYKKFFEEEEKKRFGR, from the coding sequence ATGATGCTTTCAGATGAAAAAATAACCCATACATCTCATATTTTATTCAATAGCTTGATAAATAAAGGATTAATTAAATTAAAAGTTGAAGAACAAGAAGTAAGAAGAGAAATTAAAAGAAGTTTTATACAGGCTTTAAAAATTGGTGAATCAATTGACGAGGTTGTAAGAAGAAAACTTCAATCATTTTCTAAGAAAGTTGTTGAAGGAAGTCCTGAGTGGAATATTCTTTATAAGAAGTTTTTTGAAGAAGAGGAAAAAAAGAGATTTGGACGTTAA
- a CDS encoding HNH endonuclease, with amino-acid sequence MEKFIPAVSYEEIKIEKQKARVLRKSSWWRNKISKGKCYYCGKITPPNELTMDHVVPLIRGGKSTKSNIVPCCKECNSKKKYLIPIEWEAYLHQFDFSDPEKIL; translated from the coding sequence ATGGAAAAATTCATACCTGCTGTCTCATATGAAGAAATAAAAATAGAAAAACAAAAAGCCAGAGTTTTGAGGAAATCTTCGTGGTGGCGAAATAAAATATCTAAGGGAAAATGTTATTATTGTGGTAAAATTACCCCTCCAAATGAGTTAACTATGGATCATGTGGTTCCTTTAATAAGGGGAGGCAAATCAACAAAAAGTAATATTGTTCCCTGTTGCAAAGAATGCAATAGTAAGAAGAAGTATTTAATTCCAATTGAATGGGAAGCTTATTTGCATCAATTTGATTTTTCAGATCCGGAAAAAATTCTTTAG
- a CDS encoding cation diffusion facilitator family transporter yields the protein MDRRKEIRKVLLITLCLNLLVSFAKIIYGLKVNSLAIYSDGFHSLFDGVSNIGGIIGIYLASRPPDREHPYGHRKYETIFAVFIGVLMGFTSLEILKGAYESLIKTKRPELDEKAFIILLFTIIINIFVFTYERKRGKQLKSEFLIADSSHTKIDIFITSGIILAIIFIKSGFYILDSFAGLIIGVLVAREAFIILKESTDILIDKALLDSSEIERLVTTCNDVQACEDIRTRGTAGQIFVDLKILVDSSISVKEGHDIAERVEAIIKKEFPDVVDVVVHIEPGKKI from the coding sequence ATGGACAGAAGAAAAGAAATAAGAAAAGTTCTACTGATAACTTTATGTTTAAATTTATTGGTTTCTTTTGCCAAAATAATCTATGGACTAAAAGTCAACTCTCTTGCTATTTATTCTGATGGTTTTCATTCTCTCTTTGACGGAGTTAGCAATATAGGTGGCATAATTGGAATATATCTTGCCAGCCGTCCTCCTGATAGAGAGCATCCCTATGGGCATAGAAAATATGAAACTATTTTCGCTGTATTTATTGGAGTTTTAATGGGATTTACATCTCTTGAAATTTTAAAAGGAGCTTATGAGTCTTTAATAAAAACTAAAAGACCTGAATTGGATGAAAAAGCATTTATAATTCTCTTATTTACTATTATCATAAACATATTCGTGTTTACCTATGAAAGAAAGAGAGGAAAACAACTAAAAAGTGAATTTCTAATTGCTGACTCTTCTCATACTAAGATTGATATTTTCATAACCTCAGGAATAATTTTAGCTATAATTTTTATTAAATCAGGCTTTTACATTCTTGACTCCTTTGCAGGCTTAATAATTGGAGTATTAGTAGCCAGAGAAGCATTTATAATACTTAAAGAGTCTACGGATATCCTTATTGATAAAGCTCTTCTTGATAGCTCAGAAATTGAAAGATTAGTAACTACCTGTAATGATGTTCAAGCCTGTGAAGATATAAGAACAAGAGGCACAGCAGGACAGATCTTTGTTGATTTGAAAATTCTTGTTGATTCCTCTATTTCTGTGAAAGAAGGGCATGATATAGCTGAAAGAGTTGAAGCAATAATCAAAAAAGAATTCCCTGACGTAGTTGATGTGGTGGTTCATATTGAACCTGGCAAGAAAATCTAA
- a CDS encoding N-acetylmuramoyl-L-alanine amidase-like domain-containing protein produces the protein MIFKEGKIKIETILKELLPLEGEDRIIKISKIFMNIPYKKNTLKGSFKIEEELTIDFEEVDCMTFIEYVEALRLSNNFESFVENLKAVRYFDSIVDFQKRRHFFSDWDYIPTLKNITSEIGMSYCKTSLKKLNKINKHKRWIEGLPVSLKKINYIPRNNIKKIVDKLPSVCYCGFYSSKEGLDVEHVGILINKEKPLTLRHASSIKGEVVDEPFIEYVMNKEGIILYKPISDKWTEEKK, from the coding sequence ATGATATTTAAAGAAGGAAAAATTAAAATTGAAACAATATTGAAAGAATTATTGCCTTTGGAAGGCGAAGACAGAATAATTAAAATTTCAAAAATTTTTATGAACATACCCTACAAAAAGAACACACTTAAAGGAAGTTTCAAAATAGAGGAAGAATTAACAATAGATTTTGAAGAAGTTGATTGTATGACTTTTATTGAATATGTAGAGGCTTTAAGACTTTCCAACAATTTTGAATCATTCGTTGAAAACCTCAAAGCTGTAAGATATTTTGATAGCATTGTTGACTTTCAAAAAAGAAGACATTTTTTTTCTGACTGGGACTATATTCCTACATTGAAAAACATCACATCTGAGATTGGCATGTCCTATTGTAAAACATCATTAAAGAAGTTAAATAAAATTAACAAACATAAAAGATGGATAGAAGGCTTACCTGTTAGTTTAAAAAAAATCAATTACATTCCACGAAATAATATTAAAAAAATTGTAGACAAACTTCCTTCTGTATGCTATTGTGGATTTTATTCTTCAAAAGAAGGACTTGATGTTGAGCATGTAGGCATATTAATAAATAAAGAAAAGCCCCTTACACTAAGACATGCATCCAGTATAAAAGGTGAAGTAGTTGATGAGCCTTTTATAGAATATGTAATGAATAAAGAAGGCATTATACTTTATAAACCAATATCAGATAAATGGACAGAAGAAAAGAAATAA
- a CDS encoding N-acetylglucosamine-6-phosphate deacetylase, translating to MSIFDIHFHGTEKFDVKEVKDYEQILLIAEEYGKKETDGFLLSLYPDSLDKMREKLSIIKKAMENQTDGAKIYGAYLEGPFLNPLKAGALDSNKFLMPDIDKLEELVYGFEDIIKIVTVAPELPGAYKLIERCIELGTVVSMGHSDATYREAEEGFKAGVRLITHLFNAMRGIHHREPGIAGFGLINQEIYIELIGDGKHLSDELLKWIFQVKNPERIILVSDMVKQKKGMQKLQGGSMSLKDVINRLKKLNIDEYKLKLATEKNPEELLRINSL from the coding sequence ATGTCCATATTTGATATCCACTTTCACGGCACAGAAAAATTTGATGTAAAAGAAGTCAAGGATTATGAACAAATTCTTTTAATAGCAGAGGAATATGGGAAAAAGGAAACAGATGGATTTTTATTGAGTCTTTATCCAGATTCTTTAGATAAAATGAGAGAGAAACTATCAATTATAAAAAAAGCAATGGAAAATCAAACAGATGGAGCGAAGATTTACGGAGCTTATCTTGAAGGTCCATTTCTCAATCCTTTAAAGGCTGGTGCTCTTGATAGTAATAAATTTTTAATGCCTGATATTGATAAACTTGAAGAACTTGTTTATGGATTTGAAGACATTATAAAAATAGTTACTGTAGCTCCGGAGTTACCTGGTGCTTATAAGTTGATTGAAAGATGTATTGAGTTAGGTACAGTAGTAAGCATGGGACATTCAGATGCTACATATAGAGAGGCAGAGGAAGGATTTAAAGCAGGTGTTCGTCTTATAACTCATTTATTTAATGCCATGCGAGGTATTCACCATAGAGAACCTGGGATAGCAGGATTTGGACTTATTAATCAGGAAATTTATATTGAATTAATAGGAGATGGAAAACATTTAAGTGATGAACTTTTGAAATGGATATTTCAAGTTAAAAATCCAGAAAGAATAATTTTGGTTTCTGATATGGTAAAGCAAAAGAAAGGAATGCAAAAACTTCAAGGTGGTTCAATGAGCCTTAAGGATGTCATAAATAGGCTTAAAAAATTAAATATTGATGAATATAAGCTAAAACTTGCTACAGAAAAAAATCCTGAAGAATTGCTTAGAATTAACTCTCTTTAA
- the dksA gene encoding RNA polymerase-binding protein DksA encodes MKEKSRQKRILEIKKKLLQQKQQILIDAGIMLSNLPSESNLSEIGDIASQEIDRSFLLRLRDRERKLLKKIEKTLEKINNGTYGICEACGAEIPIERLEARPVTDLCIECKTEQEEAEKLKES; translated from the coding sequence ATGAAAGAAAAATCAAGACAAAAAAGAATCTTAGAGATTAAAAAGAAACTTCTACAACAAAAACAGCAGATTCTTATTGATGCAGGAATTATGCTTTCAAATCTTCCCTCTGAAAGTAATTTATCTGAAATAGGGGATATAGCCTCTCAAGAAATTGATAGAAGCTTTCTTTTGAGATTAAGAGATAGGGAAAGAAAACTTCTAAAAAAAATAGAAAAAACACTGGAAAAAATAAACAATGGTACTTATGGCATATGTGAAGCCTGTGGTGCAGAAATACCTATTGAAAGACTTGAAGCAAGGCCAGTGACTGACCTGTGTATTGAATGCAAGACAGAACAAGAAGAAGCAGAAAAGCTTAAAGAGAGTTAA
- the coaD gene encoding pantetheine-phosphate adenylyltransferase, whose protein sequence is MTKTGVYPGTFDPITNGHLDVIKRALKIFDELIVAVAMSSYKKTPIFTVEERVHFIAQTTKDLKNLKVEVFDGLLVNFIKEKKAVAIVRGLRAVSDYEFELQLAHANRRLFRDIETVFLMPSEEYSFLSSSLVKEIAYFGGSVKSLVPPIVEKALRNKFKK, encoded by the coding sequence ATGACAAAAACAGGAGTCTATCCAGGAACATTTGATCCTATAACAAATGGACATCTTGATGTAATAAAAAGAGCTTTAAAAATTTTTGATGAGCTAATAGTTGCTGTTGCTATGTCAAGTTATAAAAAAACTCCTATTTTTACTGTTGAAGAAAGGGTACACTTCATTGCTCAAACAACAAAAGACCTTAAAAACTTGAAAGTAGAAGTCTTTGATGGACTGCTTGTCAATTTTATTAAAGAAAAAAAAGCTGTTGCTATTGTAAGAGGACTAAGAGCAGTATCAGACTATGAATTTGAACTTCAACTTGCCCATGCAAATAGAAGACTTTTCAGAGATATTGAAACTGTATTTTTAATGCCTTCCGAAGAATATTCCTTCCTTTCTTCAAGCCTTGTTAAAGAAATCGCATATTTTGGGGGTTCTGTAAAAAGCCTTGTCCCACCAATTGTTGAAAAGGCTTTGAGAAATAAATTTAAAAAATAA
- the rsmD gene encoding 16S rRNA (guanine(966)-N(2))-methyltransferase RsmD has protein sequence MVQNRSKVQNRVRPTPAIVRKAIFDILRDVEDKIFIDLYAGKGFVGVEALKRGANEVIFVEKDPVLCIFIKNSLQKKKLSDKARVYNMDAVSFLQDSSHEYDIIFADPPYESGELEKIFKIFENKNLIKEGGVLILQHYKNESLREKLKGLKIHKCYRYGDTFLTVYRRSE, from the coding sequence ATGGTTCAAAACAGATCAAAAGTTCAAAACAGAGTCAGACCAACTCCTGCAATTGTAAGAAAAGCTATTTTTGATATTTTACGAGATGTAGAGGATAAAATATTTATTGACTTGTATGCAGGCAAGGGTTTTGTAGGTGTGGAAGCACTAAAAAGAGGTGCTAATGAAGTTATATTTGTAGAGAAAGACCCTGTTTTATGCATTTTTATAAAAAATTCACTCCAGAAAAAGAAACTCTCTGATAAAGCAAGAGTTTACAATATGGATGCTGTATCTTTTCTTCAAGACAGTTCTCATGAATATGATATAATTTTTGCAGACCCTCCATATGAATCAGGTGAATTAGAAAAAATATTTAAAATCTTTGAGAATAAAAATCTTATAAAAGAAGGCGGTGTGCTGATATTGCAGCATTATAAAAATGAGTCATTGAGAGAAAAGCTTAAAGGGCTTAAAATACATAAATGTTATAGATATGGTGATACTTTTTTAACTGTTTACAGGAGGAGTGAATAA
- the purN gene encoding phosphoribosylglycinamide formyltransferase → MLKIGVLASGRGSNFQAIIDEIEAGKIPAKIEILIVDNPNAYAIERAKKHGIPYLFINPKDFQSKEAFYEKIRDELLSKDVELVILAGFMRIVKKPLLDAFPNRIMNIHPALLPSFPGLHGQKQAVDYGVRISGCTVHFVDEGVDSGPIIIQAAVPVHPDDTEDSLSERILKLEHKIFPEAIRLFAEGRLKVEGRKVKILNYKLPDKYFTNPEIGQ, encoded by the coding sequence ATGCTAAAAATAGGAGTTTTAGCTTCAGGAAGGGGGTCTAATTTTCAGGCAATTATTGACGAGATTGAGGCAGGGAAAATTCCTGCAAAGATAGAGATTCTCATAGTTGATAATCCTAATGCCTATGCTATTGAGAGAGCAAAAAAACATGGAATTCCTTATCTTTTTATTAATCCTAAGGATTTCCAGTCAAAAGAAGCCTTTTATGAAAAAATACGAGATGAACTTTTATCAAAAGATGTAGAACTTGTCATACTCGCAGGTTTTATGAGAATAGTAAAAAAGCCTTTGCTTGATGCTTTCCCAAACAGAATAATGAATATCCATCCAGCACTGCTTCCTTCCTTTCCTGGCCTTCACGGGCAAAAGCAGGCTGTTGATTATGGAGTTAGAATCAGCGGCTGCACAGTTCATTTTGTAGATGAGGGTGTTGACTCAGGTCCCATAATAATTCAAGCTGCTGTGCCTGTTCATCCTGATGATACAGAAGACAGTCTTTCAGAAAGAATACTCAAACTGGAACATAAAATTTTTCCTGAAGCCATCAGACTTTTTGCAGAAGGAAGACTTAAGGTAGAAGGAAGAAAAGTTAAAATCTTAAACTATAAGCTTCCAGATAAATATTTCACAAATCCAGAAATAGGACAATAA
- the hemE gene encoding uroporphyrinogen decarboxylase, which produces MKEAFLKACRGIRTDYTPVWFMRQAGRYMPEYQKLRQKYDFLTMCKTPEIAAEVTLQPVKVLGVDAAILFSDILIPLEAMGLKIEFIDDKGPQVLPNIRTVADLEILGELNLEKIGFVFDAIRILINELNVPLIGFAASPFTLATYVIEGGSTKEFVNTKRFMFLEPEGFHKLMSLFTKATQKYLNEQIRAGVHAVQIFDTWAGILSPFDYESFVKPYVKRLIESLKTVPVIYFSSNTAGLINHLKELNADVLSIDWRIDIKDATDLLKNKPLQGNLDPLTLLGSDEELFKRVEKVLIGARGAKSHIFNLGHGVNINTSVDKLKKLVDFVHEFKFMED; this is translated from the coding sequence ATGAAAGAAGCCTTTCTTAAAGCTTGTAGAGGAATACGCACTGATTACACACCTGTTTGGTTTATGAGACAGGCAGGAAGATATATGCCTGAATATCAGAAACTCAGGCAAAAATACGATTTTCTCACCATGTGCAAAACACCTGAAATAGCTGCAGAGGTGACACTACAACCTGTAAAAGTTTTAGGAGTTGATGCAGCAATTCTTTTTTCGGATATTCTGATTCCCCTTGAAGCAATGGGGCTCAAAATAGAATTCATAGATGATAAAGGACCTCAGGTTTTACCAAATATAAGAACAGTTGCAGACTTGGAAATCTTGGGAGAATTAAATCTTGAGAAAATAGGTTTTGTCTTTGACGCTATCCGTATTTTAATCAATGAACTAAATGTTCCATTGATAGGTTTTGCAGCCTCACCATTTACCTTAGCAACATATGTTATTGAGGGAGGGTCAACAAAGGAGTTTGTAAATACAAAAAGATTTATGTTCTTAGAGCCAGAAGGCTTTCATAAACTTATGAGCCTTTTTACAAAGGCAACTCAGAAATATCTAAATGAACAAATAAGAGCAGGCGTTCATGCTGTTCAGATTTTTGATACATGGGCTGGTATTCTGTCACCCTTTGATTATGAAAGTTTTGTAAAGCCCTATGTAAAAAGGTTAATTGAATCATTGAAAACTGTTCCTGTGATATATTTTTCTTCAAACACAGCAGGACTTATCAATCACTTAAAAGAACTGAATGCTGATGTTTTAAGTATTGACTGGAGGATTGATATTAAAGATGCCACTGATTTACTGAAAAACAAGCCTTTACAGGGAAATTTAGACCCCTTAACCCTTTTAGGCAGTGATGAAGAACTTTTTAAAAGGGTAGAGAAAGTTTTAATAGGTGCAAGAGGAGCAAAATCACATATATTTAATCTTGGACATGGAGTTAATATTAATACCTCTGTTGATAAACTAAAGAAATTAGTTGATTTTGTGCATGAATTTAAATTTATGGAGGACTGA
- a CDS encoding radical SAM/SPASM domain-containing protein yields the protein MQFEPKWIAWEITRRCNLRCIHCRSSSEEIVKEHPDPSKEECFRTIDDITSYAKPVLVLTGGEPLLREDFFEIAAYANSKGLRVCLATNGTLVSEEICKKLKEVEIKMVSLSLDGPNEEVHDNFRQQKGAFQGTINAAKLLKKYGIPFLINSSFTKRNQETIPEVYKLAKELGATAWYMFMIVPTGRAEELLNELISQEDYEKILNWHYDMEKGEKDILVRPTCAPQYYRVIFERSKKEGEKFERRSLKFSTGGAKGCVAGQLICLINVDGDVMPCSYFSLPAGNIKKQSFREIWENSELFKNLRDFSSYKGRCGVCEYVNVCGGCRARAYCIKDDYMEEDPYCKYIPRRAR from the coding sequence ATGCAGTTTGAACCTAAATGGATAGCATGGGAAATCACACGCAGATGCAATCTTAGATGTATTCATTGCAGGTCTTCATCTGAGGAAATTGTAAAAGAACATCCTGATCCTTCAAAGGAAGAGTGTTTTAGAACCATTGATGATATCACATCTTACGCTAAGCCTGTTTTGGTTCTTACAGGTGGAGAGCCTCTCTTAAGAGAAGATTTTTTTGAAATAGCTGCGTATGCTAATAGTAAAGGTTTAAGGGTTTGCCTTGCTACAAATGGGACTCTTGTTAGTGAAGAGATTTGCAAAAAACTTAAAGAAGTAGAGATAAAGATGGTTTCCCTCAGTCTTGATGGACCTAATGAAGAAGTGCATGATAACTTTCGTCAGCAAAAAGGAGCATTTCAAGGGACAATAAATGCTGCTAAGCTGTTGAAAAAATATGGTATACCATTTTTAATAAACTCTTCTTTTACAAAAAGAAATCAAGAGACCATTCCAGAGGTTTATAAATTAGCAAAAGAGCTTGGAGCAACTGCATGGTATATGTTTATGATAGTTCCTACAGGAAGAGCTGAAGAACTTTTAAATGAATTAATCTCCCAAGAAGATTATGAAAAAATTCTTAACTGGCATTATGACATGGAAAAAGGCGAAAAGGATATTCTTGTAAGACCTACCTGTGCACCTCAGTATTATAGAGTTATTTTTGAAAGGTCAAAAAAAGAGGGAGAGAAGTTTGAAAGAAGGTCTCTTAAATTTTCCACAGGTGGAGCAAAGGGATGTGTGGCAGGACAGCTTATATGCCTTATAAATGTGGATGGAGATGTAATGCCTTGTAGTTACTTTTCTCTTCCAGCAGGAAATATTAAAAAACAGTCATTCAGAGAAATATGGGAGAATTCTGAACTTTTTAAAAATTTAAGAGACTTTTCCTCCTACAAAGGACGTTGCGGTGTTTGCGAGTATGTAAATGTATGTGGTGGATGCAGAGCCCGTGCATACTGTATTAAAGATGACTACATGGAGGAAGACCCTTACTGTAAATATATACCACGGAGAGCCAGATGA
- a CDS encoding sodium-dependent transporter, with amino-acid sequence MAKREKWQSRIGLILATAGNAVGLGNILRFPSKAALYGGGAFMLPYFIAFLLMGLPLMIIEWVIGRYAGKHGHGSMTGILGLFFNHSSWARILGSIGVAIPVLICMYYIYIESWTLGFAFMSLFKQMPVPIKTANPQEAVKPYVEFFRTYTNPSMIAYIFLLITIAINWFILQKGVAKGIEITAKIGMPAIIIFGILLGIISLSARDWAGLEGLKFIYNLNFSGIKDPTVWIEASGQIFFTLSLGMGAIAVYASYVKPKEDVVKAGFWTAGINEFVEVIIGASIAIPAAFAMFSAVAIPELAKEGTFRLGFMTMPAVLMNLPLGWIASFIWFLLLFLAALTSSLALIQPIIALFEDEMKWEHTKAVSVSMILVITGAHFSAFMPNFIDELDFWAGCVMLLIFGLIEIIVFIWIFGINNFYNELIQNTSIKLPRAFVYVIAFISPVFLSFILYFWVIKDFGNLITAGESTKIIARLFILAFLAFLSFIAVKSRKIILRDLRYTKIIKQ; translated from the coding sequence ATGGCAAAACGAGAGAAATGGCAATCAAGAATAGGACTTATTCTTGCAACAGCTGGTAATGCTGTAGGTCTTGGAAATATTCTAAGATTTCCTTCAAAGGCTGCGTTATATGGTGGTGGAGCTTTTATGCTTCCATATTTTATTGCTTTTTTATTAATGGGACTACCTCTAATGATTATTGAATGGGTTATAGGAAGGTATGCTGGCAAACATGGGCATGGTTCTATGACAGGAATTTTGGGACTTTTTTTCAATCATAGTAGTTGGGCAAGGATTTTGGGATCAATCGGTGTTGCTATACCTGTGCTTATTTGTATGTATTATATCTATATTGAGTCGTGGACATTAGGTTTTGCCTTTATGTCTCTTTTTAAACAAATGCCTGTGCCTATTAAAACAGCAAATCCTCAAGAAGCAGTTAAACCATATGTAGAATTTTTTAGAACATATACAAATCCTTCCATGATTGCCTATATCTTTCTTTTGATTACTATAGCTATAAACTGGTTTATTCTTCAGAAAGGTGTTGCAAAAGGCATTGAAATAACAGCAAAAATAGGTATGCCAGCTATAATTATTTTTGGTATTTTACTTGGAATAATATCTCTTTCCGCAAGAGACTGGGCAGGACTTGAAGGATTGAAGTTTATTTATAATCTAAATTTTTCCGGTATTAAAGACCCAACAGTCTGGATTGAAGCCTCTGGCCAGATATTTTTCACCCTTTCCTTAGGTATGGGAGCAATAGCTGTTTATGCAAGTTATGTTAAACCAAAGGAAGATGTTGTCAAGGCAGGCTTTTGGACTGCTGGAATCAATGAATTTGTGGAAGTTATAATCGGTGCTTCAATTGCCATTCCTGCTGCATTTGCTATGTTTTCAGCTGTTGCAATTCCAGAACTTGCTAAGGAAGGAACTTTCAGACTTGGATTTATGACTATGCCAGCAGTGCTTATGAACTTACCCTTAGGATGGATAGCTTCATTTATATGGTTTTTATTACTTTTTCTTGCTGCTCTCACTTCTTCCTTAGCTCTTATACAACCTATCATAGCTTTATTTGAGGATGAAATGAAATGGGAGCATACAAAAGCTGTAAGTGTATCAATGATTTTAGTGATAACAGGAGCTCACTTTTCTGCTTTTATGCCTAATTTTATAGATGAACTTGATTTCTGGGCAGGATGCGTGATGCTTCTCATATTTGGTTTAATTGAGATTATTGTCTTTATATGGATCTTTGGAATAAATAATTTTTACAATGAACTTATTCAAAATACTTCAATTAAGCTTCCAAGAGCATTTGTTTATGTAATAGCATTCATTTCTCCAGTTTTTTTATCTTTTATTTTATATTTTTGGGTAATAAAGGATTTTGGTAACTTAATAACTGCTGGAGAATCTACAAAAATTATTGCTCGTCTTTTTATTCTTGCTTTTTTAGCATTTTTATCATTTATAGCAGTAAAAAGCAGAAAAATTATTTTGAGAGATTTAAGATATACAAAGATAATCAAGCAATAA
- the bioB gene encoding biotin synthase BioB: MKPEIQSSLEYYSDLIEHMDDSHIYSLIFQANSIREKYKGKKIELCAIVNAKSGLCSEDCAFCAQSSRYKTNSPVYSLLEKDEIVKKALEAKKYGVKRFSIVISGKKPSKKELEKIGNSIEAIKKIGIYPCASLGLLEYDEICYLRDKGLERLHCNIETSERFFSNICTTHKFSDKVKTLENANKTGLSICSGGVFGIGESWDDRKEMAEFLKNLNVDSIPINFLTPIKGTPLESKKPLNPMEALRIIILFRLILPDKDIRVCGGRPLLGEFASWIFIAGANALMTGNYLTTTGRHYSDDIKFIEAHGLEVDSVVS; this comes from the coding sequence TTGAAACCTGAAATACAGAGTTCTCTGGAATATTATAGTGACCTTATAGAACACATGGATGACAGTCATATTTACTCTTTAATATTTCAAGCTAATTCAATAAGGGAAAAATATAAAGGTAAAAAAATTGAACTATGCGCAATTGTGAACGCCAAGAGCGGTCTTTGTTCAGAGGATTGTGCTTTTTGCGCTCAGTCTTCAAGATATAAAACAAATTCTCCTGTATATTCTTTGCTTGAAAAAGATGAAATAGTAAAAAAAGCTTTGGAAGCCAAGAAATACGGAGTTAAAAGATTTTCTATAGTAATTAGCGGTAAAAAACCTTCAAAAAAAGAATTAGAAAAAATTGGTAATTCCATTGAAGCAATAAAAAAAATCGGCATTTATCCTTGTGCTTCCTTAGGGCTTTTAGAGTATGATGAGATATGCTACTTGAGAGACAAGGGGCTTGAAAGACTTCATTGTAATATAGAAACTTCTGAAAGATTTTTTAGTAATATATGCACAACTCATAAGTTTTCTGATAAAGTAAAAACCCTTGAAAATGCTAATAAAACAGGGCTTTCAATATGCTCTGGCGGAGTTTTTGGTATAGGTGAATCATGGGATGATAGAAAGGAAATGGCAGAGTTTTTAAAGAATTTGAATGTAGATTCTATTCCCATCAATTTTCTTACTCCTATTAAAGGAACACCTCTGGAAAGTAAAAAACCTCTCAATCCAATGGAAGCTTTAAGAATAATTATTCTATTTAGACTTATACTGCCTGATAAAGATATAAGGGTATGTGGAGGAAGACCTTTGCTTGGAGAGTTTGCTTCCTGGATTTTTATCGCTGGAGCAAATGCTTTAATGACTGGCAATTATCTTACAACTACAGGTAGACATTATAGTGATGACATAAAATTTATAGAAGCTCATGGACTTGAGGTAGACAGTGTGGTCAGTTAG